AGCCGGGGCAGTAACGCTCGAAGCTCTCCATGGCATTGTCCGCAGCATAAGATGTCAGCTGGGGGGCTCCCATGAAGGGGGAGGACAAGAAGGATAGCATGGCGGAGCTATTCTTATGATGGGCGCCCAAGGCGCGTCCGACCTCATAATGAGTGCCTTCGGTAACGAGATGTGTAAATTGTGCGGTCTTGCGCTGTAACAGGGGATTAGCATCCATGTGAATGTTCCTTCTTGTTCGTTATTCTCTGCGCAGAGTAGGTTCATTATATCGGGCGTATAGATCAGGCGGCAAAGCCCGCTGCGCCTCAAATCCCCTGATGCGCAGCCAAGTGGAGAAGCGCTGTTATGAATTAGTCACATTTTCACTGGAATAGAAGGAAATACTTGTATTATTGAGGTTTTTAAGGTAAATTATTGGTAAGACTTTCGGATTAAAGTTCTTCCGGAAGTGTAACCTAATACATGGTATATGCAAGCCAAAGAGGAGCATTTCCCCCAAATGCTCCTTTTTGCGTGGGCAGGCTATTAAGGTGCGAATGAAACGGTCTGAAGCACATAGCGGATGATAAAGAAGGCAATGATCATTATGGAGAAGGCGCTTAGCAGAATAGAAACCATATCTCTGCCTGAACGTTTGGTTCGCCGCATTATGGTCACCTCGGAGTATAGGAATGGATTAGCCGTCACAGGTTATGCGCTATCCATCCATATTATACATAATTATTCCAAGACTGTAATACAAGCCAAGACTGGCTGTGCAGACCAAACTTATGTTTGTTATTGCTGCCCAAAGTAAGATAGAATGTATCTACGCCTTAACAGCTTAGAAATCATTTACTTCAATGGAGGCTTTACACCTATGTCAGATTTTAATATAGAACATGAGAATCAACCGCTGAACCGGACCCTGCTGAACGAAGCAGGACTGGACCCCAAGGAACCCGTGGATCTTAATAACTGCGAGAAGGAGCCCATCCATATTCCCGGGCTTATTCAACCGCATGGCGTATTGCTGGCTGTAACTCAGGACACAGCCCATAGAATTGTCCAGGCCAGTCTGAACACGGATAAGTTACTGGGAACAACTGCCGAAGCCCTGTTAGGTACGCCAATGGCTGACCTGGTAGGCACGGAACAGCTGGAGATGCTGCGTATACGCAGCGTGAATGCGAAAGAAACTGCCGATTTGCAATATATTGTAATACAGATTGAAGTCGCGGGTGAGCCGCAGGACTTCTTCTGCATCATTCACGAAAGTGAAGGGTTAATGATCGTTGAACTGGAGCCTGCCTCTATCGATCAGAGCGACAGCACCAACGACTTCGACTGGATTCGCACGTTCTTCGGACGTCTGAAGCACAAAGAGAACCGGCTGGAAGCCAGCCAGGCCGCCGCAGAGCAGGTCAAGGAGATGCTGGGCTATGACCGGGTCATGATCTATGAGTTCGATGAACAGTGGAATGGCAAGGTGATAGCTGAAGCCCGGGAGGCGGGGCTGGAGCCGTTCCTTGGCCATCATTATCCCGCCTCCGACATTCCGAAGCAGGCGCGTGAGCTGTATCTGCGCAACTGGCTGCGGACGATCGTCGATGTGAACTATCTTCCGGTACCGATCACCCCGGTGCTGCAGCCGCTTACCGGTAAGCCCCTGAACCTCAGCTTGTCCATCCTCCGCAGCGTGTCTCCTCTTCATATCGAGTACTTGCAGAATATGGGAGTGGGGGCGACTACGACCATCTCCCTGATTAACAACAACAAGCTCTGGGGACTGATCACCTGTCACCACTATTCCCCCAAGTATGTCCCGCACCGTATCCGTAATTTGTCTAATTTCCTGGGTGCCTTCTTCTCCAGTGAACTGTACCAGCGTCAGCAGCTCGACAATTATCAGACGGAGCTTGAGCTGCGGACCAAGGCGATGAGAATTGTCGATATTTTCACAGGTAACGTCAGCTCTTCCCGGGTGATTGAGCAGCTCGGCGATGAAGAGCAGGCACTGCTTGGTATGATGGAGGCTTCAGGCGCAGCTGTGTGTTATCAGGACAAGCTGATGCTGTTCGGAGTAACGCCTTCTCAGGAGCAGGTACGGGAGCTTGCCGGCTGGCTGGCCGGGAAATCCAAGGATTACACCTACTGCACCTCCAGACTCAGTCTGGAATATGAATCGGCCAAAGCTTACAAGAACAAGGCCTCCGGTGCCATCTATCTCGCCTTGACTCCAGGACACCAGAATTACATGATCTGGTTCAGGCCTGAGGTGGTGGAGATTGTGGATTGGGCCGGAGATCCGGCGAAGGCTGTTATTCAGGAGAATGACGGATTGCGCTTGTCTCCCCGCAAGTCCTTTGAGAAATGGCGGCAGGTAGTTCAATCCACCTCACTCCCGTGGAGAGAGCAGCATCTTAACATTCTGCCTCAGCTCAAATCTATTCTGCGCGGGCAGACGGAGAACCAGCTGCGTCAGGCGGAAGAACAGGCCTTGCAGAATGCCCGCAGTCTGCGCCACAACGAACAGCGGTATTTGCAGCTGATGGATCTGTCCCCGGTAGCCTTCTTCATGATTACCGACGATGTGATTGCCTACAGCAATAACCGCGCTGTGGAGCTGATGGGTGAAGAGAAGGGCAAATCGTTGATTGGGCAGCCGTTCCTGAACAATGTGCAGGAGTCTTACCGGCCAGCCCTTAAGAAGCACTTCTCAGATCTGAGCCAGAATGTGACCCAGTTCGTATCCGATCAGGGCCAGTTCCTGAGCGGAGACGGGCAACCGCTGGAGGTAAGCCTCAGTCTGGCTTCAGTTATTCATGGCGGCAGACCGTCCATTATGGCGGTGCTTAACACCGCAACCGGTACAGAGGCGAAGAGCGAAGCCTATGCTGATGCAGCTAATCAAATGCAAAGCTATCTGACCACCGATTCCCTAACCGATCTGCCGAACCGTCAGGCGCTTGAGCATGAGCTGGATCAGCGCTGGGAGGATACGCTGAATACCCGGGAACCTTTGCTGCTGCTATCGATTGATATCGATGATTTCCATTCCTATAATGCAGTACACGGCTTGAAGGGCGGCGATCTCTGCATTCAGTCGGTAGCGGATGTGCTGAATATTATCAGCATTACGCACGGCACCTTCGTGGCCCGGTTCAGCGGGGCGAACTTCATCCTTACGATGGCGGGTGTGTCCGCTTCCCAGGCAGAGCAATTGGCCGAATCCGTCCGTCAAGGCGTCTCTGATCTGCAGATCCCCCGTGACCGGTTTGAAGAGGAAGGTGTGGTCACTGTAAGCATAGGCGGCCTGTTGAAGGTACCGGTTCCCTCTGACCGTCCGTCTGACTTCATTGCCAAGGCGGAGAAGGCTCTCTATGAGGCGAAGTCTGCCGGGAAGAACCAGGTCGTATTTTATTAAGTACTGTCGTGCATTCAGAGCAGAAGCCGGATGAGTCCATATTGGACTTGTCCGGCTTTTTGCTGTTCTATTCGTCCAATCCTCCGCAGGTAATCCGCATACATTACAGAGTAACATCCACATGATCCGCACCATCCAGAGCGAGGTGAACTACTGTGTCTGTAGAGAAGCACATGCTGGCGGCAGGAACGCCTTATGCCACACCTTATTATGTCATTAGCAGCGGTGTCCCCGGACCTGTATTCATGATCATTTCCGGTGTTCACGGCAATGAGCCGGCGAGCAGCCGCGCAGCACAGGGCATTGCGAGCAGGTTCAACCGGGGTGATCTGATGCTGCGCTCAGGGAAGCTGATTATCGTCCCGCTGGTGAACCAAATCGCACGGCGCAAGGGGATTCGCGGGAAGCCCGACCTGAACCGTACCTTCCCGCGCCAACAAGGCGCCCCTGCCCGTCATCCGTTGTCGGCAGCCGTATGGCAGCTTGCCTTGCGCTACCGCCCCTCATGGGTGCTGGATCTGCATGAGGCGAACGGGCTGTCCGAGCTGAATCCGAAGCGGGTCGGCCAGACTCTGATCATCAGCCCGGTCAGCCGGGCGCATGGACTGGCGAAGCAAATTGTGATGCGGATGAATCAGACCATCACGAATAGAGCTTACCGCTTCAACATACGGCATAGGGAGCGTGCTGGAACCTCCCGGATGGCCTTCCAGCGCCTGCTCGGTGCCCGGGCGGTGACCGTAGAGACCTGCTGGAGCCTGGATTATGCCTTAAGGGTAAGACTACAGAGCGAGATCGTCTACCACTTTCTGCGGTCTCAGGGAATGATCGGCTAATTAAGGGTATCACACTAAGGGATTGACACAACTGAATATAGTGTATATATTACATATATACACTAGTTACAAAAAACACAAAGGAAGCTGATGCTGCTGCATGAATATCGTGATATC
The window above is part of the Paenibacillus sp. FSL H8-0048 genome. Proteins encoded here:
- a CDS encoding diguanylate cyclase domain-containing protein codes for the protein MSDFNIEHENQPLNRTLLNEAGLDPKEPVDLNNCEKEPIHIPGLIQPHGVLLAVTQDTAHRIVQASLNTDKLLGTTAEALLGTPMADLVGTEQLEMLRIRSVNAKETADLQYIVIQIEVAGEPQDFFCIIHESEGLMIVELEPASIDQSDSTNDFDWIRTFFGRLKHKENRLEASQAAAEQVKEMLGYDRVMIYEFDEQWNGKVIAEAREAGLEPFLGHHYPASDIPKQARELYLRNWLRTIVDVNYLPVPITPVLQPLTGKPLNLSLSILRSVSPLHIEYLQNMGVGATTTISLINNNKLWGLITCHHYSPKYVPHRIRNLSNFLGAFFSSELYQRQQLDNYQTELELRTKAMRIVDIFTGNVSSSRVIEQLGDEEQALLGMMEASGAAVCYQDKLMLFGVTPSQEQVRELAGWLAGKSKDYTYCTSRLSLEYESAKAYKNKASGAIYLALTPGHQNYMIWFRPEVVEIVDWAGDPAKAVIQENDGLRLSPRKSFEKWRQVVQSTSLPWREQHLNILPQLKSILRGQTENQLRQAEEQALQNARSLRHNEQRYLQLMDLSPVAFFMITDDVIAYSNNRAVELMGEEKGKSLIGQPFLNNVQESYRPALKKHFSDLSQNVTQFVSDQGQFLSGDGQPLEVSLSLASVIHGGRPSIMAVLNTATGTEAKSEAYADAANQMQSYLTTDSLTDLPNRQALEHELDQRWEDTLNTREPLLLLSIDIDDFHSYNAVHGLKGGDLCIQSVADVLNIISITHGTFVARFSGANFILTMAGVSASQAEQLAESVRQGVSDLQIPRDRFEEEGVVTVSIGGLLKVPVPSDRPSDFIAKAEKALYEAKSAGKNQVVFY
- a CDS encoding succinylglutamate desuccinylase/aspartoacylase family protein — its product is MSVEKHMLAAGTPYATPYYVISSGVPGPVFMIISGVHGNEPASSRAAQGIASRFNRGDLMLRSGKLIIVPLVNQIARRKGIRGKPDLNRTFPRQQGAPARHPLSAAVWQLALRYRPSWVLDLHEANGLSELNPKRVGQTLIISPVSRAHGLAKQIVMRMNQTITNRAYRFNIRHRERAGTSRMAFQRLLGARAVTVETCWSLDYALRVRLQSEIVYHFLRSQGMIG